The Podospora bellae-mahoneyi strain CBS 112042 chromosome 7, whole genome shotgun sequence genome includes a window with the following:
- a CDS encoding hypothetical protein (EggNog:ENOG503PNCH) has translation MIASRLLLSLLLSLSGVLGQRCQWSHLRQSSDRYSELQTSPQHTPSPSDPLFFPATSPYPFYNNAILTPLNQTILATTQVRPLHTHSIIDQEGCSSYTRLITNDAILAVQIFYESATNTGGVPLRVKEIHTVYFLAPGNSTEKIQANVKRETWPSFSRSDQDARSTLKGVFDAYLDANGPVAWAGSCSMLDSGKGGDLRAGQGDQCAELRLQLKEGQKIEQRMYVIDESLGAVTVSGVVGGKVAGFEGRVVKGKLEYVHQFGDYCS, from the exons ATGATTGCCTCTCGCCTTCTGTTGTcgcttcttctctctctttccgGTGTCTTGGGCC AACGTTGCCAATGGTCCCATCTACGTCAATCTTCCGACCGCTACTCGGAGCTTCAAACCAGCCCTCAGCAtaccccctcaccatctgaccccctcttcttccccgccaCGAGCCCCTACCCATTCTACAACaacgccatcctcacccctctCAACCAAACCATCCTCGCAACCACTCAAGTCCGCCCTTTGCACACCCATTCCATCATCGACCAAGAGGGCTGCTCAAGCTACACCCGTCTAATCACCAACGACGCCATCTTGGCAGTCCAGATATTCTACGAAtccgccaccaacaccgggGGAGTGCCCCTCAGAGTTAAGGAGATTCACACTGTGTACTTCCTTGCTCCGGGGAACAGTACCGAAAAAATTCAGGCCAATGTGAAGAGAGAAACGTGGCCAAGTTTCAGCAGGTCGGATCAAGATGCAAGATCGACCTTGAAGGGGGTATTTGATGCGTATTTGGATGCGAATGGCCCTGTCGCGTGGGCTGGCAGCTGTTCGATGCTTGATTCTGGAAAGGGTGGTGATCTCAGAGCTGGGCAGGGGGATCAGTGTGCGGAGCTGAGGCTGCAATTGAAAGAAGGTCAAAAGATAGAGCAGAGAATGTATGTGATTGACGAGTCTCTTGGCGCGGTGACTGtgtcgggggtggtggggggaaaggTGGCAGGgtttgaggggagggttgtgaAGGGGAAGTTGGAGTATGTGCACCAATTTGGTGACTATTGCTCCTGA